The Streptomyces griseiscabiei genome includes a window with the following:
- a CDS encoding diflavin oxidoreductase yields MTLLPTSAVPPHLPPTGTLIPADAPFSAQQESWLAGFIAGVAAAGRRGTASDAPAATVDVLIGTQTGNAELVAEDVVAGARARGLGGRTTALDDVTPEALAAMSHVVVVTSTYGEGEMPDNAGLFWEALQSDTVPRLEGVRYSVLGLGDRGYDDFCQAAKLIDTRLEQLGATRVHDRVDCDVDFEEPATAWTAAVLDLVAAETGASAGAKAADAPASQAPARPRSPWNKRTPFPSRLTTNRLLSAPHSAKEIRHYEFDLADSGITYEAGDALAVVPLNDERLVGDLLAHLGESGAPAETAELLRTEREIRTPSKELIADLVERAPSSELASVVAHGDRSDLDSWLWGRDVLDLLRDAGPQAPSLAELLPLLRPLQARQYSISSSPLAHPGSVHLTVASVRYDSGRRTYGGVASTYLADRIGEDAPVGVYLQPNASFGVPADDDSPVIMIGPGTGIAPFRGFLHERAARGAAGRNWLFFGDRHRDTDFVYEDELTLLRERGVLTELDLAFSRDQAEKVYVQTRMRERSRELYAWLEDGAHVYVCGDASRMAKDVETALLGVIAGQRGRGDDDAAEYLAALRRAKRYVRDVY; encoded by the coding sequence ATGACCCTCCTGCCCACCTCGGCCGTGCCCCCGCACCTGCCGCCGACCGGCACCCTCATCCCGGCCGACGCGCCCTTCTCCGCCCAGCAGGAGTCCTGGCTCGCCGGATTCATCGCGGGTGTCGCCGCCGCCGGACGCCGGGGCACCGCCTCCGACGCGCCCGCCGCCACGGTCGACGTCCTGATCGGCACCCAGACCGGCAACGCCGAGCTGGTGGCCGAGGACGTCGTCGCCGGTGCCCGCGCCCGGGGTCTCGGCGGCCGGACCACGGCCCTCGACGACGTCACCCCGGAAGCGCTCGCCGCGATGTCCCACGTCGTCGTCGTGACCTCCACCTACGGCGAGGGCGAGATGCCCGACAACGCCGGCCTGTTCTGGGAGGCCCTGCAGTCCGACACGGTCCCGCGGCTGGAGGGCGTGCGCTACTCCGTCCTCGGCCTCGGCGACCGGGGCTACGACGACTTCTGCCAGGCGGCGAAGCTCATCGACACCCGCCTCGAACAGCTGGGGGCGACCCGGGTGCACGACCGCGTCGACTGCGACGTGGACTTCGAGGAGCCGGCGACGGCGTGGACGGCGGCGGTCCTGGACCTGGTGGCCGCGGAGACCGGCGCGAGCGCGGGCGCGAAGGCCGCGGACGCACCCGCGTCGCAGGCCCCCGCACGCCCCCGCTCCCCCTGGAACAAGCGCACCCCGTTCCCGTCCCGGCTCACCACCAACCGGCTCCTCTCCGCCCCGCACAGCGCGAAGGAGATCCGGCACTACGAGTTCGACCTCGCCGACAGCGGCATCACCTACGAGGCGGGCGACGCGCTGGCCGTCGTCCCGCTGAACGACGAGCGGCTGGTCGGCGACCTCCTGGCACATCTGGGCGAGAGCGGCGCCCCGGCGGAGACGGCCGAACTCCTGCGCACGGAACGGGAGATCCGCACCCCGTCCAAGGAACTCATCGCGGACCTGGTCGAGCGGGCCCCGTCGAGCGAGCTGGCCTCGGTGGTCGCCCACGGCGACCGCTCGGACCTCGACTCCTGGCTCTGGGGCCGGGACGTCCTGGACCTGCTGCGCGACGCCGGCCCCCAGGCACCGTCCCTGGCCGAACTCCTGCCTCTCCTGCGCCCGTTGCAGGCCCGCCAGTACTCGATCTCGTCGAGCCCGCTGGCCCACCCGGGCAGCGTCCACCTCACGGTCGCGTCGGTCCGCTACGACTCCGGGCGGCGGACGTACGGCGGTGTGGCGTCGACGTATCTGGCGGACCGCATCGGCGAGGACGCGCCCGTCGGCGTCTACCTCCAGCCGAACGCCTCCTTCGGCGTCCCGGCCGACGACGACTCCCCCGTGATCATGATCGGCCCCGGCACGGGCATCGCCCCCTTCCGCGGCTTCCTGCACGAGCGGGCCGCGCGGGGCGCCGCCGGCCGCAACTGGCTCTTCTTCGGCGACCGCCACCGCGACACGGACTTCGTCTACGAGGACGAGCTGACCCTGCTGCGGGAGCGGGGCGTCCTCACCGAACTCGACCTCGCCTTCTCCCGCGACCAGGCCGAGAAGGTGTACGTCCAGACACGGATGCGGGAGCGGTCGCGGGAGCTGTACGCGTGGCTGGAGGACGGCGCGCACGTCTATGTCTGCGGCGACGCCTCCCGGATGGCGAAGGACGTCGAGACGGCCCTGCTGGGCGTCATCGCCGGGCAGCGCGGACGCGGCGACGACGACGCGGCGGAGTACCTGGCCGCCCTCCGCCGGGCCAAGCGCTACGTACGGGACGTGTACTGA
- a CDS encoding polysaccharide deacetylase family protein yields MQRRLVISAATVAALCAGTLVGTATTVSAAPKAVDCRKVKCVALTFDDGPVKDTQRLLNLLKAGGDARATFYAVGSNVQKYPATVKAAAKAGHQIGNHSWDHADLTKLSAAKIKSQFSRADAAIQQATGKKPTTVRAPYGAHNAAVRSAAARPLVHWSVDTLDWKYRDTARLIKYVDANTKPGDIVLMHDIHKTTVDAVPGIIKALKARGFHFVTVDQLFAPAKLPSGKVTYHNRAAYRP; encoded by the coding sequence ATGCAACGACGCCTCGTCATCTCGGCCGCCACCGTCGCCGCCCTCTGTGCCGGCACGCTCGTCGGCACCGCCACCACCGTCTCCGCCGCGCCCAAGGCCGTCGACTGCCGCAAGGTGAAGTGCGTGGCGCTCACCTTCGACGACGGACCGGTCAAGGACACCCAGCGGCTGCTGAACCTCCTGAAGGCGGGGGGTGACGCCAGAGCGACGTTCTACGCCGTCGGCTCGAACGTGCAGAAGTACCCGGCGACGGTGAAGGCCGCGGCGAAGGCCGGTCACCAGATAGGCAACCACAGCTGGGACCACGCCGATCTGACCAAGCTCAGCGCCGCGAAGATCAAGTCGCAGTTCTCCCGCGCGGACGCGGCGATCCAGCAGGCGACGGGCAAGAAGCCCACCACCGTCCGAGCCCCCTACGGCGCGCACAACGCGGCCGTCCGCTCGGCCGCCGCACGGCCGCTGGTGCACTGGAGCGTCGACACCCTCGACTGGAAGTACCGCGACACCGCCCGGCTCATCAAGTACGTCGACGCGAACACCAAGCCCGGGGACATCGTCCTCATGCACGACATCCACAAGACGACGGTCGACGCGGTGCCGGGCATCATCAAGGCCCTCAAGGCGCGCGGCTTCCACTTCGTGACCGTCGACCAGCTCTTCGCGCCGGCGAAGTTGCCGAGCGGGAAGGTGACTTACCACAACCGCGCCGCCTACCGGCCGTGA
- the chvE gene encoding multiple monosaccharide ABC transporter substrate-binding protein translates to MASLALTLSACGGETTGGSTERGTIGVAMPTRASERWLTDGKSVVDDLEGKGYKTKLVYGDDDPKAQVDQIAKLVEQRVDALIIAAIDNKSLNGVLQQAAAADIPVISYDRLILGTRNVDYYVSFDNEQVGRLQARYIIEKLGLEDGKGPFNIELFAGSPDDNNTKFFYDGAMHLLQPYLDNKQLVVPSGETDMDQITTLRWDGPTAEKRMRKVFAESYGGGEQLDAVLSPYDGISIGVLNAAKANGYGTAAKPLPVVTGQDAELASVKSIIAGEQSQTVFKDLRQLAEMASTMADDILNGETPELNNRRSYKNGVKAVPAYLLQPISVDKTNYESVLAVSDLYTPEDLKP, encoded by the coding sequence ATGGCCTCCCTCGCCCTCACCCTCTCCGCCTGTGGGGGCGAGACCACCGGGGGCAGCACCGAGCGCGGCACCATCGGCGTCGCCATGCCTACCCGGGCCTCCGAGCGCTGGCTCACCGACGGCAAGAGCGTCGTCGACGATCTGGAGGGCAAGGGGTACAAGACCAAACTGGTCTACGGCGACGACGATCCGAAGGCCCAGGTCGACCAGATAGCCAAACTGGTCGAACAGCGCGTCGACGCGCTGATCATCGCGGCCATCGACAACAAGTCCCTGAACGGCGTGCTCCAGCAGGCCGCCGCCGCCGACATCCCGGTGATCTCCTACGACCGGCTCATCCTCGGCACCAGGAACGTCGACTACTACGTCTCCTTCGACAACGAGCAGGTCGGCCGTCTCCAGGCCCGCTACATCATCGAGAAGCTCGGTCTGGAGGACGGCAAGGGCCCGTTCAACATCGAACTGTTCGCCGGCTCGCCCGACGACAACAACACCAAGTTCTTCTACGACGGCGCGATGCACCTGCTCCAGCCGTACTTGGACAACAAGCAGCTGGTCGTCCCGTCCGGCGAGACCGACATGGACCAGATCACCACCCTGCGCTGGGACGGACCCACCGCCGAGAAGCGGATGAGGAAGGTCTTCGCCGAGTCGTACGGCGGCGGCGAGCAGCTCGACGCGGTCCTCTCGCCGTACGACGGGATCTCCATCGGTGTCCTGAACGCGGCGAAGGCGAACGGCTACGGCACCGCGGCCAAGCCGCTCCCGGTCGTCACCGGCCAGGACGCCGAACTGGCCTCGGTGAAGTCGATCATCGCGGGCGAGCAGTCGCAGACCGTCTTCAAGGACCTCCGCCAACTCGCCGAGATGGCCTCGACCATGGCCGACGACATCCTCAACGGCGAGACACCGGAGCTGAACAACCGGCGGTCCTACAAGAACGGCGTCAAGGCCGTTCCCGCGTATCTGCTCCAGCCGATCAGCGTCGACAAGACCAACTACGAGTCCGTACTGGCCGTGAGCGACCTCTACACCCCCGAGGACCTCAAGCCGTAG
- a CDS encoding glutamate synthase-related protein yields the protein MTHTPQGLHDPALDHSDCGVGFLTRLDGTPSHDVIRKGDEALRAIPHRGGKSAEGVGDGAGVSVDLSVEFFGALTGETLRAGHFGVANCFVPTDAARRDTAVDLVARSIAEQGFELLLVRDVPVDHSVAPPAAERYQLPIVQWVFRAPEDWERAAVDSAAHRALLAVEAVAYADTDTYAGLYPLSLGARTQVLKGRLNSGEIVGYFRDLTDPRHSVRSLYFHTRFSTNTEPHPTMAQPFRLMAHNGELNTDRKNRLSDEALARARTRSIVRPPGQSDSSRLDQTLQSRVFDDGLDIVEAVVTLMPPAWENDHTLPDDVRDMLEYFSLYEEKNDGPAALIFSDGDVVGARLDRLGLRPLRTVETAEYLMVASEAGQVAFPDDEVVHRGRIEAGGMLVVDHRARRVLRTREVLGALAARRPYSELLDAARVHLDDLPAPDYYRGTTTLGYDGDLTLAGRYVAYALNQESFRFMLDPMLATGSERISAMGYGNAINALSDTEGGMAKYFSQRFAQVTNPPLDSIREADGMSMRVALGPKPDGTHATNGRQLVVSSPVLGHLDMVRLRDQRIVPLERFAMLYEPVVGDETANADALRSALHRLCDDVEQFAAEQGGIALLTDRAVSSTRAPLPVILAVAAVNQRLIETGLRLRVSLVVESGQLASSHHVATALGFGASAVYSLSARLRAEEKFPSAPAPAGDMTETDRALKKFRKAAEKSLAKTMGRVGLCTAESYIGGEFFEPNYLDTRDDVFARTFPHMQAPVGGVGFARIAQAATDWHERARTVGTEGQIPLLGLFKERSDGAGHSFGVTAVRGFGDMVEERPEFGRPEDSDALRLLTLGQLDDAFGITDAAYRNTGYDALSEAEIDAFRITPGYRAFLRTTHEERSRRPAALRDVLALPADVTGLRTPEDFARELGRFSTDGNAGVTVRGVAVTVTEEGVRLRLTAPGPDAAERHTALAEGLARLGDTGEVRTLAADADGVTVSATGAAAHLLALLDTAPDSVPLDEVQPAHEITRSLASGAMSHGALVATAHEAVAHGTNMVGAMSNSGEGGEHHTRYGTIRGSRIKQFASGRFGIWAGYLADPMLQELEIKIGQGAKPGEGGQLPAPKVTVDIAAARGGTPGIELISPPPHHDTYSIEDLAQLIHDCKAARVRVIVKLVSSEGIGTIAVGVAKAGADVINVAGNTGGTGAAAVTSLKYAGRSAEIGVAEVHQALVANGLRQKVVLRCSGAHQTGGDVVTSALLGGDSFEFGTTALMMLGCVMAKNCNVKCPAGLTTNPEVFEGDPRALAQYLLNIAHDVRQILARLGLRSLREARGRTDLLQLLDHPASVGRLDVRRLLARVPEKIVENPEYLEKDFTTDDALIERVRAALLDRREPSLLVEGVRLGNSDKSVGGQLSIDIERLLNHGTGQDASAVPAVTTDDRGRRRLVDGAVTVRTTGSAGQSYGVFCNDGITLEHTGTANDGVGKSQSGGRIVVRAPGGGSTERGGNVLVGNFALFGATGGRTFVQGEAGDRFAVRNSGATAVVEGVGDFGCEYMTGGTVLNLGGFGKGLGNGMSGGFLYQYDPSGELAGRVSADSLLVFPVTDTAHGAFHEEAVRLLLAWHVEATGSPLAARLLENWPSEREHVYCGMPRALLLYQDAGEILAAATRNELLDELATSVATDKLRAFKVDYRDRRTVLGGRAPAFGDQGSDDMFSLLSSYTVLGVAQDLALQRVPGAGGPSDPKVTEAVRNLILTEDFFVKQRVVKYLRGTLDRFDDGELATLIAIKRLDDYKRALKQRNNLSVDAPGTYGWIVHQTVKNADRVRAARFDELLANAALDEIAAIAARLAPQAPTETVTA from the coding sequence GTGACTCACACCCCCCAAGGTCTCCACGACCCTGCCCTCGACCACAGCGACTGCGGCGTCGGCTTCCTCACCCGCCTCGACGGGACGCCGAGCCATGACGTCATCCGCAAGGGCGACGAGGCGCTGCGCGCCATCCCGCACCGGGGCGGCAAGTCCGCCGAGGGTGTCGGTGACGGTGCGGGCGTGAGCGTCGACCTGTCGGTGGAGTTCTTCGGCGCGCTCACCGGCGAGACACTGCGCGCCGGGCACTTCGGCGTCGCCAACTGCTTCGTGCCGACCGACGCCGCCCGCCGTGACACCGCCGTGGACCTGGTGGCCCGCAGCATCGCCGAGCAGGGCTTCGAGCTGCTCCTCGTCCGTGACGTGCCCGTCGACCACAGCGTCGCCCCGCCCGCGGCCGAGCGGTACCAACTGCCCATCGTGCAGTGGGTGTTCCGGGCCCCCGAGGACTGGGAGCGCGCCGCGGTCGACTCGGCCGCCCACCGCGCCCTGCTCGCCGTGGAGGCCGTCGCCTACGCCGACACCGACACGTACGCCGGGCTGTACCCGCTCTCCCTCGGCGCGCGCACCCAGGTGCTCAAGGGGCGGCTGAACTCCGGTGAGATCGTCGGCTACTTCCGCGACCTCACCGACCCCCGGCACTCGGTCCGCTCGCTGTACTTCCACACCCGGTTCTCCACGAACACCGAGCCGCACCCGACCATGGCGCAGCCGTTCCGGCTGATGGCGCACAACGGCGAGCTGAACACGGACCGCAAGAACCGGCTCTCCGACGAGGCCCTCGCGCGGGCCCGCACCCGCAGCATCGTGCGCCCGCCGGGCCAGTCCGACTCCAGCCGTCTCGACCAGACCCTGCAGAGCCGGGTCTTCGACGACGGGCTCGACATCGTCGAGGCCGTCGTGACGCTCATGCCTCCCGCCTGGGAGAACGACCACACACTGCCCGACGACGTCCGGGACATGCTGGAGTACTTCTCCCTCTACGAGGAGAAGAACGACGGCCCCGCCGCCCTCATCTTCAGCGACGGCGACGTGGTCGGCGCCCGGCTCGACCGGCTCGGGCTGCGCCCGCTGCGGACCGTCGAGACCGCCGAGTACCTGATGGTGGCCTCGGAGGCGGGCCAGGTCGCGTTCCCCGACGACGAGGTCGTGCACCGAGGCCGGATCGAGGCCGGCGGCATGCTCGTCGTCGACCACCGCGCCCGCCGTGTGCTGCGCACCCGCGAGGTCCTCGGCGCCCTCGCGGCGCGCCGCCCGTACAGCGAGCTGCTGGACGCGGCCCGGGTGCACCTCGACGACCTGCCCGCCCCCGACTACTACCGGGGCACCACGACCCTCGGCTACGACGGCGACCTGACCCTCGCCGGACGGTACGTGGCGTACGCGCTGAACCAGGAGAGCTTCCGGTTCATGCTCGACCCGATGCTCGCCACCGGCTCGGAGCGGATCTCCGCGATGGGCTACGGCAACGCCATCAACGCGCTCAGCGACACCGAGGGCGGTATGGCGAAGTACTTCTCGCAGCGCTTCGCGCAGGTCACCAACCCGCCGCTGGACAGCATCCGCGAGGCCGACGGCATGAGCATGCGGGTCGCGCTCGGCCCGAAGCCCGACGGCACCCACGCCACCAACGGCCGCCAGCTCGTCGTCTCCTCGCCCGTGCTCGGGCATCTCGACATGGTCCGGCTGCGGGACCAGCGGATCGTGCCGCTGGAGCGGTTCGCCATGCTCTACGAGCCCGTGGTGGGCGACGAGACGGCCAACGCCGACGCGCTCCGCTCGGCCCTGCACCGGCTCTGCGACGACGTCGAGCAGTTCGCCGCCGAGCAGGGCGGCATCGCGCTGCTCACCGACCGGGCCGTCTCCTCCACCCGCGCCCCGCTGCCCGTGATCCTCGCCGTCGCCGCCGTCAACCAGCGGCTCATCGAGACCGGGCTGCGGCTACGCGTATCGCTCGTCGTGGAGAGCGGCCAGCTGGCCTCCTCCCACCATGTGGCGACCGCGCTCGGCTTCGGCGCCTCCGCCGTCTACAGCCTCAGCGCCCGGCTGCGCGCCGAGGAGAAGTTCCCGAGCGCCCCGGCGCCCGCCGGTGACATGACCGAGACCGACCGGGCGCTGAAGAAGTTCCGCAAGGCCGCCGAGAAGTCCCTCGCCAAGACCATGGGACGGGTCGGGCTGTGCACCGCCGAGAGCTACATCGGCGGCGAGTTCTTCGAGCCGAACTACCTCGACACCCGCGACGACGTGTTCGCCCGGACCTTCCCGCACATGCAGGCCCCGGTCGGCGGTGTCGGCTTCGCCCGCATCGCCCAGGCCGCGACCGACTGGCACGAGCGGGCCCGTACGGTCGGGACCGAGGGGCAGATCCCGCTGCTCGGCCTGTTCAAGGAGCGGTCCGACGGCGCCGGGCACTCCTTCGGCGTCACGGCCGTCCGCGGCTTCGGCGACATGGTCGAGGAGCGGCCGGAGTTCGGGAGGCCCGAGGACTCCGACGCCCTGCGCCTGCTCACCCTCGGCCAGCTCGACGACGCGTTCGGCATCACCGACGCCGCGTACCGCAACACCGGGTACGACGCGCTCAGCGAGGCCGAGATCGACGCGTTCCGGATCACCCCGGGGTACCGCGCCTTCCTGCGGACCACGCACGAGGAGCGCTCGCGCCGCCCGGCCGCGCTCCGGGACGTGCTGGCCCTGCCCGCCGACGTGACCGGCCTCCGTACGCCGGAGGACTTCGCCCGCGAGCTGGGCCGCTTCTCCACGGACGGCAACGCCGGCGTCACGGTGCGCGGAGTGGCCGTCACGGTCACCGAGGAGGGCGTACGGCTGCGCCTCACCGCCCCCGGCCCGGACGCCGCCGAGCGTCACACCGCCCTCGCGGAAGGCCTCGCCCGGCTCGGCGACACGGGCGAGGTGCGCACCCTCGCGGCCGACGCCGACGGGGTCACCGTCTCCGCCACCGGCGCCGCCGCCCACCTCCTCGCCCTCCTCGACACCGCCCCCGACAGCGTCCCGCTGGACGAGGTGCAGCCCGCGCACGAGATCACCCGCTCGCTGGCCTCCGGCGCGATGAGCCACGGCGCGCTCGTGGCCACCGCCCACGAGGCCGTCGCGCACGGCACCAACATGGTCGGCGCGATGTCGAACAGCGGTGAGGGCGGCGAGCACCACACCCGGTACGGCACCATCCGGGGCTCCCGGATCAAGCAGTTCGCGTCGGGCCGGTTCGGCATCTGGGCGGGCTATCTCGCCGACCCGATGCTCCAGGAGCTGGAGATCAAGATCGGGCAGGGCGCCAAGCCCGGCGAGGGCGGCCAGCTGCCCGCGCCGAAGGTCACCGTCGACATCGCGGCGGCCCGTGGCGGCACCCCCGGCATCGAGCTGATCTCCCCTCCCCCGCACCACGACACGTACTCCATCGAGGACCTCGCCCAGCTCATCCACGACTGCAAGGCCGCCCGGGTCCGGGTCATCGTCAAGCTGGTGTCGTCCGAGGGCATCGGCACCATCGCGGTCGGTGTCGCCAAGGCGGGCGCGGACGTCATCAACGTCGCCGGGAACACCGGCGGTACGGGCGCGGCGGCCGTCACCAGCCTCAAGTACGCGGGGCGTTCGGCGGAGATCGGGGTCGCCGAGGTCCACCAGGCGCTCGTCGCCAACGGGCTGCGGCAGAAGGTCGTGCTGCGCTGCTCCGGCGCCCACCAGACCGGCGGCGACGTCGTCACCTCGGCGCTCCTCGGCGGCGACAGTTTCGAGTTCGGCACGACGGCCCTCATGATGCTGGGCTGCGTCATGGCGAAGAACTGCAACGTCAAGTGCCCGGCCGGGCTCACCACCAACCCCGAGGTCTTCGAGGGCGACCCGCGCGCGCTGGCCCAGTACCTCCTCAACATCGCGCACGACGTCCGCCAGATCCTCGCCCGCCTCGGCCTGCGCTCACTGCGCGAGGCCCGGGGCCGTACGGACCTGCTCCAGCTCCTCGACCACCCGGCGAGCGTCGGCCGTCTCGACGTCCGCCGTCTCCTCGCGCGCGTGCCCGAGAAGATCGTCGAGAACCCGGAGTACCTGGAGAAGGACTTCACCACCGACGACGCGCTCATCGAGCGGGTGCGGGCCGCACTCCTCGACCGCCGCGAGCCGTCCCTGCTGGTCGAGGGTGTCCGCCTCGGCAACAGCGACAAGTCGGTGGGCGGCCAGCTGAGCATCGACATCGAGCGCCTCCTCAACCACGGGACCGGCCAGGACGCCTCCGCCGTCCCTGCCGTCACCACCGACGACCGGGGCCGCCGCCGCCTCGTCGACGGCGCCGTGACCGTCCGCACCACCGGATCGGCCGGACAGTCGTACGGCGTCTTCTGCAACGACGGCATCACCCTCGAACACACCGGCACCGCCAACGACGGCGTCGGCAAGAGCCAGAGCGGCGGCCGGATCGTCGTGCGCGCCCCCGGCGGCGGCAGCACCGAACGCGGCGGGAACGTCCTCGTCGGGAACTTCGCGCTGTTCGGCGCGACCGGCGGCCGGACCTTCGTGCAGGGCGAGGCGGGCGACCGCTTCGCCGTGCGCAACTCCGGCGCGACGGCGGTCGTCGAGGGCGTCGGCGACTTCGGCTGCGAGTACATGACCGGCGGTACGGTCCTGAACCTCGGCGGCTTCGGCAAGGGCCTCGGCAACGGCATGAGCGGCGGGTTCCTCTACCAGTACGACCCCTCCGGCGAGCTGGCGGGCCGGGTCAGCGCCGACTCGCTCCTCGTCTTCCCGGTGACGGACACCGCGCACGGCGCCTTCCACGAGGAGGCCGTACGGCTGCTGCTGGCCTGGCACGTGGAGGCGACCGGTTCGCCGCTGGCGGCCCGGCTGCTGGAGAACTGGCCGAGCGAGCGGGAGCACGTGTACTGCGGGATGCCCCGCGCGCTGCTGCTCTACCAGGACGCGGGGGAGATCCTCGCCGCCGCGACCCGCAACGAACTCCTTGACGAGCTGGCGACCTCGGTCGCGACGGACAAGCTCCGCGCGTTCAAGGTCGACTACCGCGACCGCCGTACCGTCCTCGGCGGCCGGGCCCCGGCCTTCGGCGACCAGGGCAGCGACGACATGTTCTCGCTGCTGTCGTCGTACACCGTGCTCGGTGTCGCGCAGGACCTCGCGCTCCAGCGGGTGCCCGGCGCGGGCGGCCCCAGCGACCCGAAGGTCACCGAGGCCGTCCGGAACCTGATCCTCACCGAGGACTTCTTCGTCAAGCAGCGGGTCGTGAAGTATCTGCGCGGCACGCTCGACCGCTTCGACGACGGCGAACTCGCCACCCTCATCGCGATCAAGCGCCTCGACGACTACAAGCGCGCGCTGAAGCAGCGCAACAACCTCAGCGTGGACGCCCCCGGCACCTACGGCTGGATCGTCCACCAGACCGTCAAGAACGCGGACCGGGTCCGCGCCGCCCGCTTCGACGAACTGCTCGCCAACGCGGCACTCGACGAGATCGCGGCCATCGCCGCACGCCTCGCCCCGCAGGCCCCGACCGAGACGGTGACCGCATGA